One region of Jonesiaceae bacterium BS-20 genomic DNA includes:
- a CDS encoding HAMP domain-containing sensor histidine kinase, with amino-acid sequence MPLSTRLVSLVMAILLLGLGAASLLTTTLLKTYLINQVDRDLSTTYSTIAGQILNDRGQGNDLLPSDYYLALRELDGTVTPWVQSDTAINRGVPDLSKYLVNLAGTAARPPSDPFTTDAVITETKWRVLVRDVSTTEGALVGEIFVALPLTDSLAIVAQIQRVLFLSGLAITLCGGIAGAVAVRQSLRPLANIERTAAAIAKGDLTRRVLPAPPTTEVGSLAQSLNTMLSQIEQGFADREASEMRMRRFVSDASHELRTPLAAIRGYGELYRMGALPDKDALDDTMRRIENSATRMGNLVEDLLHLARLDEGRNLRFEPVDLTVLAVDSASDLHALDPSRKVRVLGLDGKSAVASTTALADEDRLRQVLANLIGNVARHTDQGTPVEILVGLNDSGTSAVLEVIDHGRGILPEHREKIFERFYRVDSSRNRASGGSGLGLAIVSAILAAHGGNATILDTEGGGVTVRIELPTQPVGSGPHDPAV; translated from the coding sequence ATGCCGCTCAGCACTCGTCTTGTCTCACTTGTCATGGCAATCCTCTTGCTGGGCCTGGGAGCTGCTTCTTTACTGACTACAACCCTGCTCAAGACGTACCTGATTAATCAGGTTGACCGGGATCTTTCCACCACATATTCCACGATCGCGGGGCAAATCTTAAACGACCGCGGTCAGGGCAATGACTTGCTTCCCAGTGACTACTACCTCGCCCTACGTGAGCTAGATGGAACCGTGACACCGTGGGTTCAGTCCGACACGGCCATTAACCGTGGGGTTCCCGACCTATCTAAGTACCTTGTCAACCTAGCTGGCACAGCGGCACGTCCTCCCTCCGACCCCTTCACCACCGATGCGGTTATCACCGAAACCAAGTGGCGGGTCTTGGTTCGTGATGTTTCCACCACCGAAGGCGCCCTTGTTGGCGAGATCTTCGTGGCATTACCACTTACGGATTCGCTGGCAATTGTGGCCCAGATCCAGCGGGTGCTGTTCCTCTCTGGTTTGGCTATTACGCTGTGCGGTGGGATTGCCGGCGCGGTGGCCGTCCGTCAGTCGCTGCGTCCCCTTGCCAATATTGAGCGCACGGCGGCGGCGATCGCCAAGGGCGATCTGACTCGACGGGTGCTCCCTGCCCCTCCCACCACCGAGGTGGGGAGTTTGGCTCAGTCGCTCAACACGATGCTTTCTCAGATTGAGCAAGGCTTTGCCGACCGCGAGGCTTCCGAGATGCGCATGCGCCGGTTTGTTTCCGATGCCTCACATGAATTACGTACTCCGCTTGCGGCGATTCGTGGCTACGGGGAGCTATACCGGATGGGGGCGCTGCCGGATAAGGACGCTCTCGATGACACCATGCGCCGGATTGAGAACTCGGCCACGCGGATGGGGAACTTGGTTGAAGACCTCTTGCACCTCGCCCGCCTAGACGAAGGTCGCAACCTCCGCTTTGAACCCGTGGACCTTACTGTTTTAGCAGTCGATAGTGCCAGTGATCTCCACGCCCTTGACCCCAGCCGCAAGGTGCGCGTACTAGGGTTGGACGGAAAATCCGCCGTTGCTTCTACCACTGCGTTGGCAGACGAAGATCGCCTACGTCAGGTTTTGGCCAACCTGATTGGAAACGTGGCACGGCATACCGATCAAGGCACCCCGGTCGAAATCTTGGTCGGGTTAAATGACTCAGGGACCTCTGCCGTACTAGAGGTGATCGATCACGGCCGTGGCATCTTGCCTGAGCACCGCGAGAAGATCTTTGAACGGTTTTACCGTGTTGATTCCTCCCGGAACCGGGCCTCGGGCGGTTCCGGCTTGGGCTTGGCAATTGTGTCTGCAATCTTGGCAGCACACGGCGGGAACGCAACTATTCTGGACACCGAAGGCGGTGGCGTTACCGTTCGTATTGAGTTGCCAACACAACCGGTCGGTTCAGGCCCACATGATCCAGCGGTCTAA
- the groL gene encoding chaperonin GroEL (60 kDa chaperone family; promotes refolding of misfolded polypeptides especially under stressful conditions; forms two stacked rings of heptamers to form a barrel-shaped 14mer; ends can be capped by GroES; misfolded proteins enter the barrel where they are refolded when GroES binds), producing the protein MAKIIAFDEEARRGMERGLNILADTVKVTLGPKGRNVVLDKKWGAPTITNDGVSIAKEIELDEPFEKIGAELVKEVAKKTDDVAGDGTTTATVLAQALVREGLRNVAAGSNPIALKRGIEAAVTAVTKELISAAKEIETKEEIAATAAISAGDETIGELIAEALDKVGKEGVITVEESNTFGLELELTEGMRFDKGFLARYFETDAERQEAVLEDPYVLLVESKISNVKDLLPLLDQVMKSGRSLLIIAEDVEGEALATLVLNKIRGTFKSVAVKAPGFGDRRKAILQDIAILTGGQVISETVGLNLETATLDLLGQARKVVVTKDETTIVEGTGDQELIAGRVKQIRSEIEKSDSDYDREKLQERLAKLAGGVAVIKAGAATEVELKERKHRIEDAVRNAKAAVEEGIVAGGGVALIQAGKAAFETAALTELTGDKATGAAIVRAAISAPLKQIAINAGFEGGVVAEKVSNLPDGQGLNAATGAYEDLLAAGVNDPVKVTRSALQNAASIAALFLTTEAIVADKPEPMPSMPDGGGMGDMGF; encoded by the coding sequence ATGGCAAAGATTATTGCTTTTGATGAGGAAGCTCGTCGCGGTATGGAGCGTGGACTAAACATCCTCGCTGACACCGTAAAGGTAACGCTGGGCCCTAAGGGTCGCAACGTTGTGCTCGACAAGAAGTGGGGCGCTCCTACGATCACTAACGATGGTGTTTCCATCGCCAAGGAGATCGAACTGGACGAGCCGTTCGAAAAGATCGGCGCCGAGCTGGTCAAGGAAGTTGCCAAGAAGACTGACGATGTTGCCGGTGATGGAACCACCACCGCAACCGTTCTGGCTCAGGCACTGGTACGCGAGGGGCTACGTAACGTAGCCGCTGGCTCCAACCCAATCGCCCTGAAGCGTGGAATCGAAGCTGCAGTAACCGCGGTTACCAAAGAGCTGATCTCCGCTGCCAAGGAAATTGAGACCAAGGAAGAGATCGCCGCAACCGCAGCTATCTCCGCTGGCGATGAAACCATTGGTGAACTTATTGCTGAGGCCTTGGACAAGGTTGGCAAGGAAGGTGTTATCACCGTTGAGGAGTCAAACACCTTTGGTCTAGAGCTTGAGCTCACCGAGGGTATGCGCTTCGACAAGGGCTTCCTTGCGCGCTACTTCGAGACTGACGCTGAGCGCCAGGAAGCTGTTCTTGAAGACCCATACGTACTGCTCGTAGAGTCCAAGATCTCCAACGTCAAGGACCTGCTGCCACTGCTCGACCAGGTTATGAAGTCTGGCCGTTCACTGCTGATCATTGCTGAGGACGTAGAGGGCGAAGCTCTTGCTACCTTGGTTCTGAACAAGATCCGTGGCACGTTCAAGTCTGTAGCTGTTAAGGCTCCAGGCTTCGGTGACCGTCGTAAGGCGATCCTGCAGGACATCGCGATCCTGACCGGTGGTCAGGTTATCTCTGAGACCGTTGGCCTTAACCTTGAGACCGCAACCCTTGACCTGCTTGGTCAGGCTCGTAAGGTTGTTGTAACCAAGGACGAGACCACGATCGTTGAAGGGACTGGCGACCAGGAGCTCATTGCGGGCCGCGTGAAGCAGATCCGTTCCGAGATCGAGAAGTCTGACTCCGACTACGACCGTGAGAAGCTCCAGGAACGTCTGGCAAAGCTTGCCGGTGGAGTTGCAGTCATCAAGGCTGGAGCCGCAACGGAGGTTGAACTCAAGGAGCGTAAGCACCGTATTGAGGACGCCGTACGTAACGCTAAGGCCGCTGTTGAAGAAGGCATCGTAGCCGGTGGTGGTGTAGCTCTTATCCAGGCTGGTAAGGCTGCATTCGAGACCGCTGCGCTGACCGAACTCACGGGTGACAAGGCAACCGGTGCTGCAATCGTACGCGCCGCAATCTCCGCTCCACTCAAGCAGATCGCTATCAACGCGGGCTTCGAGGGTGGCGTAGTTGCTGAGAAGGTTTCCAACCTTCCAGATGGCCAGGGCCTGAACGCTGCAACCGGTGCATACGAGGACCTGCTTGCTGCGGGTGTAAACGACCCAGTGAAGGTAACACGCTCTGCTCTGCAGAACGCGGCTTCCATTGCTGCACTGTTCCTCACCACCGAGGCAATCGTTGCTGACAAGCCAGAGCCAATGCCAAGCATGCCTGACGGCGGCGGCATGGGCGACATGGGCTTCTAG
- a CDS encoding DNA repair helicase XPB, translating to MVNGPLIVQSDKSLLLEVDHELATEARRAIAPFAELERAPEHIHTYRLTPLGLWNARAAGLDAETVINALIQYSRYPVPQSILVDVAETMSRYGRLQLVSHPNYGLVLTATDTAVLAEVLKSKRTKGLVGDQIDSETVIVHRSERGNLKQALIKLGWPAEDLAGYVDGEKHPIEISPLDPAKDNTPWELRPYQNHAVDNFWEGGSGVVVLPCGAGKTIVGAGAMAKSKTTTLILVTNTVSARQWRDELVRRTTLTPEEIGEYSGTVKEIRPVTIATYQVLTTKRKGVYTHLDLLDARDWGLVIYDEVHLLPAPIFRMTANLQARRCLGLTATLVREDGREDEVFSLIGPKRYDAPWKDIEAQGYIAPADCSEVRLTLSDADRMVYATAEAEDKYRLAATTPGKIKVVMDIIARHPDDRTLIIGQYLDQLDELAQALDAPVITGKTPQVERQRLFGEFRTGKIMRLVVSKVANFSIDLPEAAVAIQVSGSFGSRQEEAQRLGRIMRPKEDGRTAHFYTVVTRDTVDQEFAAHRQRFLAEQGYAYKIMDADDLATDQG from the coding sequence TTGGTTAACGGACCTTTGATTGTACAAAGCGACAAGTCCCTGCTGCTCGAGGTAGACCACGAGCTTGCCACCGAGGCCCGGCGCGCTATTGCACCGTTTGCCGAGTTGGAGCGCGCTCCCGAGCACATTCACACCTACCGGTTGACCCCGCTGGGTCTGTGGAACGCACGTGCGGCAGGGTTGGACGCAGAGACGGTCATCAACGCGCTCATCCAATACAGCCGTTACCCGGTTCCGCAATCAATTCTGGTTGACGTAGCCGAGACAATGTCCAGGTATGGCCGGTTGCAACTTGTGTCCCACCCCAACTACGGCTTAGTCCTTACCGCAACGGATACCGCGGTGCTCGCAGAGGTGCTCAAGTCCAAACGCACCAAGGGTCTGGTCGGTGACCAGATTGATAGTGAAACCGTCATTGTGCACCGCTCGGAACGCGGCAATCTCAAGCAGGCCCTCATCAAATTGGGGTGGCCGGCAGAAGACTTAGCCGGCTACGTCGATGGCGAGAAACACCCGATTGAGATCTCTCCCCTCGACCCGGCCAAGGACAACACGCCTTGGGAACTGCGGCCCTACCAAAACCACGCAGTCGACAACTTCTGGGAGGGTGGCTCGGGCGTTGTCGTTCTGCCCTGTGGTGCAGGTAAAACCATTGTTGGTGCCGGAGCGATGGCAAAATCCAAAACGACAACGCTCATCCTGGTAACCAACACGGTCTCGGCCCGCCAGTGGCGCGATGAGCTGGTACGCCGCACGACCCTGACCCCGGAAGAAATTGGCGAGTATTCCGGCACAGTCAAGGAGATTCGCCCGGTCACTATCGCCACGTATCAGGTACTGACCACTAAACGTAAGGGTGTGTATACCCACCTGGACCTGCTTGATGCCCGCGACTGGGGCCTGGTTATTTACGATGAGGTCCACCTCCTGCCAGCTCCGATTTTCAGGATGACTGCCAACCTCCAAGCTCGGCGTTGTCTTGGTTTGACCGCGACTTTGGTGCGCGAGGATGGCCGCGAGGACGAGGTCTTTTCCCTTATTGGTCCCAAGCGCTATGACGCCCCCTGGAAGGACATTGAGGCGCAGGGTTACATTGCACCCGCTGATTGCAGCGAAGTGCGCCTCACCCTGTCCGATGCTGACCGCATGGTGTATGCCACCGCGGAGGCCGAGGATAAGTACCGCCTAGCGGCAACTACCCCCGGCAAGATCAAGGTGGTCATGGACATTATTGCCCGCCACCCAGATGACCGCACGCTCATCATTGGCCAGTATCTGGACCAGCTCGATGAGTTGGCGCAGGCTCTCGATGCCCCAGTCATTACCGGCAAGACCCCGCAAGTTGAGCGGCAGCGGTTATTTGGGGAGTTCCGCACCGGAAAGATCATGCGGCTAGTGGTGTCTAAGGTAGCTAACTTCTCGATTGACTTACCCGAGGCCGCCGTGGCAATTCAGGTGTCCGGGTCGTTTGGGTCCCGGCAAGAAGAAGCCCAACGCTTGGGCCGAATCATGCGCCCCAAAGAGGACGGCCGTACCGCACACTTTTACACCGTGGTTACCCGGGACACCGTAGATCAGGAGTTTGCTGCCCACCGGCAACGTTTCTTGGCCGAGCAAGGGTATGCCTACAAGATCATGGACGCCGACGACCTCGCCACGGATCAAGGTTAA
- a CDS encoding helicase-associated domain-containing protein, which yields MATFSDSIRFAQQDRLVRLLQLRPDLASPSPGTLYSLAARATNSHSMTRAMAGLDNSQLQVLESVVVLATLHEQVTSDLVCVAILGAPSSSDAPGPDQGTETQDPRERQTILDAIAHLSDLALLWAPEPGILRGAAGIEEAFDRFPAGFGPLGVHPTPALPLPTTAPVQASAILQAMLWGPPVGLVPANLFEQQNSHAEPATSGALRWLLTHHYLELIDPTHVSLPRQVAYGLRHNRTHRGLATPPAVTSATGFVADPQIQTESASAAADLVRQVAELISAWEAEPSPALRSGGLPVREVKQLSNALDLTAAQLQMISEFALAAKLVRASDSASQVFAPTVQVDAWLQKDLTARWEQLVLAWLNSSRMTWQIGQLDDRAQTIAALHPANHQTGVVRLRAAVLKVLANHPGQSLSAAEVSEHLAWQTPRALPPMDWVAGILAEAAALGVTGAGALLPGLLVPAESGTGWAFTPAKALGAALPKPVQEIFIQGDLTAMVPGWPVAALDALLSECAQVESRGGALTVRFTPASITKAFDSGRSAQGLLQELQMYSLTPIPQPLEYLILDVARNHGRVRVGSVSTYIRISDPVIMASVLGSPAFAAAGVFALGSDVLGATADVSTVLALLREAKLAPAVEDHTGQIITADRLTPQTRLPVAPARSEATLGLPAHPVPAATILADKRLVPSTDLSQLVGQLVSATDSEQPMVLDTAVATVDSAIDTAPPAVREAPAQTGQTLLVLREAIDAGQELWLELADSKGRITRRKLKPLSIDSGRLRAADLARESELTVSVHRVAGAQAVDNEN from the coding sequence ATGGCCACTTTCTCTGACTCGATTCGATTTGCGCAACAGGACCGGCTGGTCCGGCTGTTGCAGCTACGGCCGGACCTAGCATCCCCATCACCGGGAACGTTGTACTCACTTGCAGCCCGTGCGACCAACTCTCATTCCATGACCAGAGCCATGGCGGGCCTCGATAACTCGCAATTACAGGTGCTGGAATCCGTCGTGGTGTTAGCAACCCTGCATGAGCAAGTAACCAGCGATTTAGTATGTGTCGCAATCTTGGGTGCCCCAAGCAGCAGTGACGCCCCCGGCCCTGATCAGGGCACGGAAACGCAAGATCCCCGCGAGCGACAAACGATTCTCGATGCCATAGCCCATTTGTCGGACCTGGCCCTGTTATGGGCGCCGGAGCCTGGAATTTTGCGCGGTGCGGCGGGAATTGAAGAGGCCTTTGATCGGTTCCCCGCGGGCTTTGGCCCGCTCGGAGTGCACCCCACTCCTGCCCTGCCGCTGCCTACGACGGCTCCTGTTCAGGCATCGGCAATCTTGCAAGCAATGCTGTGGGGGCCACCCGTTGGGCTGGTGCCAGCAAATCTTTTTGAGCAACAGAACTCGCATGCCGAGCCGGCAACTTCCGGGGCGCTGCGGTGGTTGCTCACGCACCACTATTTGGAGCTTATTGACCCCACCCATGTTTCGCTGCCTCGGCAGGTTGCCTACGGGCTGCGGCACAACCGAACCCACCGCGGGCTCGCCACGCCACCGGCCGTAACAAGTGCAACCGGCTTTGTTGCTGATCCGCAGATTCAAACTGAAAGTGCCAGCGCGGCGGCAGATTTGGTACGCCAGGTAGCCGAGCTCATCAGCGCTTGGGAGGCCGAGCCATCCCCTGCCCTGCGGTCGGGCGGCCTGCCCGTGCGGGAAGTTAAACAGCTCAGCAACGCGTTGGACCTGACGGCGGCGCAGCTACAAATGATTTCCGAGTTCGCTTTGGCAGCCAAGTTGGTGCGCGCCTCCGACTCTGCATCCCAAGTCTTTGCGCCCACGGTTCAGGTAGACGCCTGGCTGCAAAAGGATCTGACCGCACGGTGGGAACAACTCGTGTTGGCTTGGCTCAATAGCTCCCGGATGACTTGGCAGATTGGTCAGTTAGATGACCGCGCCCAAACCATAGCTGCCCTGCACCCCGCCAACCACCAAACCGGGGTGGTGCGCCTGCGAGCCGCCGTGTTGAAGGTCTTGGCAAATCACCCGGGTCAGTCGCTCAGCGCCGCCGAGGTTTCCGAGCACTTGGCTTGGCAGACTCCGCGTGCCTTGCCACCGATGGACTGGGTGGCCGGCATCTTAGCCGAGGCTGCGGCGCTAGGAGTCACCGGCGCGGGAGCCCTGCTCCCCGGCTTACTCGTTCCCGCGGAGTCCGGAACCGGCTGGGCGTTTACTCCAGCCAAGGCACTGGGCGCGGCGTTGCCCAAGCCCGTCCAGGAAATCTTCATCCAGGGTGACTTGACCGCAATGGTCCCGGGCTGGCCCGTGGCTGCGCTCGATGCTCTGCTGTCGGAATGTGCCCAGGTTGAATCTCGCGGGGGTGCCTTAACCGTTCGGTTCACCCCAGCCTCGATAACTAAGGCGTTTGATTCCGGTCGGTCCGCACAGGGGCTGTTGCAGGAACTGCAGATGTACTCGCTCACCCCCATCCCGCAGCCACTTGAGTACCTGATTTTGGACGTTGCGCGGAATCACGGACGGGTTCGGGTGGGCTCGGTTTCCACCTATATTCGGATCTCGGATCCGGTGATCATGGCCAGTGTGCTTGGTTCCCCGGCATTCGCTGCGGCGGGCGTCTTTGCGCTCGGCAGTGATGTTTTGGGGGCGACCGCCGATGTCTCCACGGTTTTGGCATTGCTGCGTGAGGCTAAGCTGGCTCCTGCGGTTGAAGACCACACGGGGCAGATCATTACCGCGGACAGATTGACTCCGCAGACTCGCTTGCCGGTTGCCCCGGCACGTTCCGAGGCTACCCTGGGCCTACCTGCGCATCCGGTTCCGGCTGCGACCATTTTGGCCGACAAACGGTTGGTTCCTAGTACGGACCTTTCACAGTTGGTTGGCCAGTTGGTTTCTGCCACCGATTCCGAGCAGCCCATGGTGTTGGATACTGCGGTAGCCACCGTTGATAGCGCCATAGATACCGCGCCTCCTGCGGTCCGCGAGGCTCCGGCTCAGACGGGCCAAACCCTCTTGGTACTGCGCGAGGCTATCGATGCCGGCCAAGAGTTGTGGTTGGAACTTGCCGATTCCAAGGGCCGAATCACGCGGCGCAAGTTGAAACCGCTATCGATTGATTCCGGGCGCTTACGGGCGGCTGACCTTGCCCGGGAATCAGAATTGACCGTCTCTGTGCATCGCGTTGCCGGCGCACAGGCTGTGGATAACGAGAATTAG
- a CDS encoding DUF3027 domain-containing protein: MTTATAPKRPARLKKDLVLANAASVARESAELAAESPADVGEHLRSVMVDERLLSHEFACTLRGYVGWVWTVTVARAPRGRAATVCEVQLLPTDQAILAPEWLPWAQRLQPGDIGPGDVLPFSADDPRLVPGYVATGVDEEDAVAIEELALERARILSEDGRNDAAARWFAGDHGPRSAGSLQSAAGCGSCGFLVPLQGSLGQVFGVCANAWSPDDGKVVALGHGCGAHSETDVPERRSEWPNMEPYINDSAVVEVTAEELAALPDPKPAEANTDHESEIARSIAADLEQLADTIVAPDNGSDSQAE, encoded by the coding sequence ATGACCACAGCCACCGCGCCAAAGAGGCCTGCCCGCCTCAAGAAGGACCTGGTGCTCGCCAATGCTGCCTCGGTAGCCCGCGAATCAGCGGAACTAGCAGCTGAGTCACCCGCGGATGTGGGTGAGCACCTGCGTTCCGTCATGGTTGATGAACGGCTCCTGAGCCACGAGTTTGCGTGCACGCTGCGCGGTTACGTCGGCTGGGTGTGGACAGTTACGGTTGCTCGTGCTCCCCGTGGACGCGCCGCAACCGTGTGCGAGGTTCAACTGCTGCCAACCGACCAGGCCATCTTGGCCCCGGAGTGGTTGCCTTGGGCGCAGCGGCTGCAACCGGGCGACATTGGACCGGGTGACGTGCTGCCATTTAGCGCAGATGACCCGCGGTTAGTGCCCGGTTATGTGGCGACCGGTGTTGACGAAGAAGACGCCGTTGCTATTGAGGAACTCGCACTTGAGCGTGCGCGAATCCTGTCTGAGGATGGCCGTAATGATGCTGCCGCGCGTTGGTTTGCCGGGGATCATGGACCACGGTCAGCCGGGTCGCTGCAGTCGGCCGCGGGATGCGGCTCATGTGGCTTCTTGGTGCCCTTGCAGGGGTCCTTGGGGCAGGTGTTTGGCGTATGCGCCAATGCGTGGTCACCAGATGACGGCAAGGTCGTTGCGCTCGGGCACGGATGTGGTGCGCATAGTGAAACCGATGTTCCCGAGCGGCGCAGTGAATGGCCCAACATGGAACCGTATATCAATGACTCGGCGGTTGTTGAGGTGACGGCTGAAGAATTAGCCGCGTTGCCGGACCCAAAGCCGGCGGAGGCCAATACGGATCATGAAAGCGAGATTGCTCGGTCCATTGCTGCGGATTTGGAGCAATTAGCTGACACGATTGTCGCTCCGGATAACGGCTCCGATTCCCAAGCCGAATAG
- a CDS encoding cold shock domain-containing protein gives MPTGKVKFFDAERGFGFITTDEGDQVFLHASALPQDAPAPKQGARVEFGVADGKKGPQALSVKYLDPLPSIARATRRPAEEVAVMVEDVIRLLDSLGNQLRRGRYPDKATASKTAIVLRGIADSIEA, from the coding sequence GTGCCCACCGGTAAGGTCAAGTTTTTCGATGCCGAACGCGGCTTTGGTTTCATCACTACGGATGAGGGAGACCAAGTTTTTTTGCACGCTTCAGCGCTTCCACAGGACGCGCCAGCCCCGAAGCAGGGTGCCCGCGTGGAATTTGGCGTTGCTGACGGAAAAAAAGGTCCGCAGGCGCTTTCAGTGAAATACCTTGATCCCTTGCCATCGATTGCGCGCGCTACGCGCAGGCCAGCCGAGGAAGTGGCTGTCATGGTTGAGGACGTTATCCGTTTGCTTGACTCGCTTGGAAACCAGTTGCGCCGTGGTCGGTACCCGGATAAAGCAACTGCGTCCAAAACTGCAATTGTCCTGCGGGGTATCGCGGACAGTATTGAGGCTTAG
- a CDS encoding nuclease, with translation MSGITIRPERTTYLLIDGENIDATLGLNVLGHRPNPDERPRWDRIVEFVNELWDQPVNPLFFLNASSGQMPMPFVQALLAMGYRPIPLAGASHESVVDMGIQRTLEAIKETDGDVLLASHDGDFIPQIEALLGEDRRVGLLCFREFVNGQMAALADKGLIFYDLEDTVGAFTTPLPRVRIIPIAEFDPLRYI, from the coding sequence ATGTCAGGAATAACTATCCGCCCGGAGCGCACAACCTACTTGCTAATTGACGGCGAGAACATTGATGCGACCCTCGGGTTAAACGTCTTAGGACACCGCCCAAATCCAGATGAGCGGCCCCGGTGGGACCGCATTGTCGAGTTTGTTAATGAACTATGGGATCAACCCGTTAATCCGCTGTTCTTCTTAAACGCATCATCCGGGCAGATGCCCATGCCTTTTGTTCAGGCACTCTTAGCCATGGGCTACCGTCCTATTCCCCTAGCTGGCGCTTCACACGAGTCGGTTGTAGACATGGGTATTCAGCGCACCCTCGAAGCAATCAAGGAAACCGACGGGGACGTCCTGCTTGCCAGCCACGATGGCGATTTCATTCCCCAAATCGAGGCACTACTCGGCGAGGACCGCAGGGTGGGCCTGCTGTGCTTTAGAGAGTTCGTCAACGGCCAGATGGCTGCCTTGGCGGATAAGGGCCTCATCTTCTACGACCTCGAAGACACCGTAGGGGCATTTACTACGCCGCTTCCTCGAGTACGGATTATCCCCATCGCAGAGTTCGATCCACTGCGGTACATTTAG
- a CDS encoding WXG100 family type VII secretion target, with product MTNFAVDVSQVQQASSTVSATAERIRSEVATMMAHLTGLQSTWHGGASLQFQEVSAQWQSTQAQVDAALLSIHQALDRTAHTYAEAENLVRGNFAM from the coding sequence ATGACTAATTTTGCTGTCGATGTTTCTCAGGTGCAACAAGCAAGTTCAACCGTTTCCGCAACCGCAGAGCGTATCCGTTCCGAGGTTGCCACCATGATGGCTCACCTCACCGGGTTGCAATCCACTTGGCACGGTGGAGCTTCTCTCCAGTTTCAAGAAGTTTCAGCGCAGTGGCAAAGCACCCAAGCGCAGGTGGACGCCGCGTTGCTTTCCATTCACCAAGCTCTCGACCGCACCGCACATACCTACGCGGAGGCTGAGAACCTCGTGCGCGGCAATTTCGCCATGTAG
- a CDS encoding response regulator transcription factor: MAKYEARLVVVDDEPNIRELLSTSLRFAGFEVFAASDGMSAIELITEQEPDLVVLDVMLPDLDGFSVTRRLRERGLQFPVLFLTARDDTADKITGLTVGGDDYVTKPFSLEEVVARIRAVLRRTQPEDDSGSTIKFHDLELDDDSHEVHRAGVAIDLSPTEFKLLRYLMLNPGRVLSKTQILDHVWDYDWGGDANIVESYISYLRRKIDNIELPDGSKAVPLITTKRGVGYLLRQPAKS, translated from the coding sequence ATGGCCAAATATGAAGCACGCCTGGTGGTTGTAGATGACGAACCAAACATCAGAGAACTCCTTTCCACTTCCCTGCGCTTTGCCGGCTTCGAAGTATTTGCCGCAAGCGATGGCATGAGCGCCATTGAACTCATCACCGAGCAGGAACCGGACCTTGTTGTTCTGGATGTCATGCTGCCGGATCTGGATGGATTTTCAGTAACCCGCCGCCTGCGTGAGCGCGGTTTGCAGTTTCCCGTGCTGTTCCTTACCGCACGCGATGACACCGCAGACAAGATCACCGGTCTGACCGTGGGTGGGGACGACTACGTCACCAAGCCGTTTAGTTTGGAAGAAGTTGTGGCTAGGATCCGTGCTGTTCTCCGCCGTACTCAGCCGGAAGATGACTCTGGCTCAACAATAAAATTCCATGACCTCGAACTCGATGATGACTCTCATGAAGTTCACCGCGCTGGGGTAGCCATTGACCTATCTCCCACCGAGTTCAAACTCTTGCGTTACCTCATGTTGAACCCCGGACGCGTCCTATCTAAGACCCAGATCTTGGATCACGTTTGGGATTACGACTGGGGTGGAGACGCCAACATCGTCGAGTCATATATTTCTTATTTGCGCCGCAAGATTGACAATATTGAGTTGCCGGATGGTTCCAAGGCCGTACCGCTCATCACCACAAAGCGCGGCGTTGGCTACCTCCTGCGCCAGCCCGCAAAGTCGTAA